In the Pseudanabaena sp. PCC 7367 genome, one interval contains:
- the rsmA gene encoding 16S rRNA (adenine(1518)-N(6)/adenine(1519)-N(6))-dimethyltransferase RsmA, with protein MSRPRKRFAQHWLNSLDILYKIVAAADLHSDDCVLEIGPGTGNLTEMLLPWVRSLIAVEIDRDLCRQLRRKFKHKDNFELIEADLLQMPLPETPNKVVANIPYNITSPILHRLMGKIAQPVGQFDRIVLLVQKEIGDRLTANPGTKAYNALSIRTQYLADCEYICDVPPKAFTPPPKVSSAVVSIMPRSPLQAAQNPKLMDTLISLGFATRRKMLHNNLGSVIERDRLLPIFEDLEINPKCRAENLTVSDWVRLSDAIDRAKAINPPGSNPIAPIDQN; from the coding sequence ATGAGCCGCCCCCGTAAGCGGTTTGCCCAGCATTGGTTAAACAGCCTGGATATTCTCTATAAAATTGTGGCCGCTGCCGATTTGCATTCTGATGACTGCGTTTTGGAAATTGGCCCCGGCACTGGCAATCTGACCGAAATGCTGTTGCCCTGGGTGCGATCGCTGATTGCCGTGGAAATCGATCGGGATCTATGTCGGCAGTTGCGGCGTAAGTTTAAGCATAAAGATAATTTTGAGCTAATCGAAGCTGACTTGTTGCAGATGCCGCTGCCAGAAACGCCTAATAAGGTAGTTGCGAATATCCCCTACAACATCACTAGCCCGATTTTGCATCGGCTGATGGGCAAAATTGCGCAACCAGTAGGGCAATTCGATCGGATTGTTTTACTAGTGCAAAAGGAAATTGGCGATCGCCTCACTGCTAATCCTGGCACTAAGGCATACAATGCCCTCAGCATTCGCACCCAATATTTGGCTGATTGTGAATATATTTGTGATGTACCACCCAAGGCATTTACACCACCGCCCAAGGTAAGTTCGGCTGTGGTGAGTATTATGCCGCGATCGCCGCTGCAAGCCGCTCAGAATCCTAAGCTGATGGATACCTTAATTTCTCTGGGGTTCGCCACCCGCCGCAAGATGCTGCATAACAATCTGGGGTCGGTGATCGAGCGCGATCGACTATTACCTATTTTTGAAGACTTAGAAATCAATCCCAAATGCCGCGCCGAGAATTTGACGGTGAGCGATTGGGTAAGGTTAAGTGATGCGATTGATCGTGCTAAAGCGATTAATCCGCCAGGATCAAACCCGATCGCGCCGATAGATCAAAATTGA
- a CDS encoding chemotaxis protein CheW, with protein sequence MSEQLIESNTESNDDRAIATNLEQSATPDLLEYIQLHLNNETWAAIEMLRADTVISINAKSIVPIPNMPACFLGLFNHRGHVYWVIDLPALLNITPLEDAHHSYAAMMVTPQLEKVIPSTEQEQEQEQEQAANSESSGSRNGDDRANRSPLLLAVREIAGIVKFRPDQIQACIPPIPPGLHAYTKQCLDSDQHQLYILDIEAIANSPSLYVQ encoded by the coding sequence ATGAGTGAGCAACTGATAGAAAGTAATACCGAGTCGAATGACGATCGAGCGATCGCTACAAATTTAGAGCAATCAGCCACACCTGACCTGCTCGAATATATTCAACTGCACCTGAATAATGAAACCTGGGCAGCGATCGAGATGCTGCGGGCAGATACAGTGATCAGTATTAATGCTAAAAGTATTGTGCCCATCCCCAATATGCCTGCTTGCTTCCTGGGTTTATTTAATCATCGTGGGCATGTTTACTGGGTGATTGATTTACCGGCCCTTTTGAATATTACGCCCCTAGAAGATGCCCATCATAGCTATGCGGCCATGATGGTGACACCGCAGCTAGAAAAAGTTATACCATCTACAGAACAAGAACAAGAACAAGAACAAGAACAAGCTGCTAATTCTGAGTCAAGTGGTTCACGCAATGGTGATGATCGTGCCAACCGATCGCCCTTGCTTCTGGCCGTGAGGGAGATCGCCGGAATTGTCAAATTTCGCCCTGATCAGATCCAAGCCTGTATTCCACCGATCCCACCGGGACTACATGCTTATACTAAGCAGTGCCTGGATAGTGACCAACATCAGCTTTACATTTTGGACATTGAAGCGATCGCTAATTCACCTTCCTTGTACGTGCAGTAA
- a CDS encoding YifB family Mg chelatase-like AAA ATPase, which yields MLARVWSASILGIDAIQVGVEVDVNAGLPGIVVVGLPDAAVQESKERVKAALKNSDFAFPMRRIVINLTPADLRKEGPSFDLPISVGVLAASEQLDVRLLADHLFLGELSLDGSLRAVPGVLPVAVAAQSMGIKGLVVPKGNVREASVVEGLDVYGMENLEQVVDFLNIPDKFAPAPTRTDLSDRATTKFHLDLKDVKGQSMARRALEIAASGGHNLIFVGPPGSGKTMLARRLSGIMPPIGFDEALESTRIYSVAGLLKGQDLVAERPFRSPHHSASGPSLVGGGSYPKPGEISLAHNGVLFLDELTEFKRDVLEFLRQPLEDGYVTITRTRQSVVFPSKFTLVASTNPCQCGYYGDSVHPCTCTTKQRENYWARLSGPLMDRIDLQVQVSRLKAEELTSFREGEGSTAVRSRVEKARQIQQERFKTESDVNCNAQMQTRHLRQWCVLDASSKKMIEAAIERLGLSARGTDRILKVSRTIADLAKSESIQPKHVAEAIQYRTLDRVA from the coding sequence GTGTTAGCAAGGGTCTGGAGTGCTTCAATCCTGGGCATTGATGCGATCCAGGTGGGTGTAGAAGTAGACGTGAATGCAGGCTTACCAGGGATCGTGGTGGTAGGTTTGCCCGATGCAGCGGTGCAGGAATCCAAAGAGCGGGTCAAGGCGGCGCTAAAAAACTCTGATTTTGCTTTTCCCATGCGCCGAATTGTGATTAATCTCACCCCAGCCGATCTGCGCAAAGAAGGGCCTAGCTTCGATCTACCGATCAGTGTGGGCGTGCTGGCAGCCTCCGAACAGCTTGATGTAAGACTACTGGCCGATCATTTATTCCTGGGCGAGCTGTCCCTGGATGGCTCCTTGCGAGCAGTGCCTGGGGTCTTGCCCGTCGCGGTTGCCGCCCAGAGTATGGGCATCAAGGGGCTGGTAGTGCCCAAGGGCAATGTCAGGGAAGCCTCGGTAGTAGAGGGCTTAGATGTCTATGGTATGGAAAATCTGGAACAGGTGGTGGATTTCCTTAATATCCCGGATAAATTCGCACCCGCACCAACTCGCACCGATCTTTCTGATCGTGCCACCACCAAATTTCACCTTGACTTGAAAGATGTGAAAGGTCAATCGATGGCACGGCGAGCCCTGGAGATCGCGGCATCCGGTGGCCATAACTTAATTTTTGTGGGGCCGCCTGGATCGGGTAAAACCATGCTAGCCAGGCGATTGTCAGGGATCATGCCACCGATCGGCTTTGATGAAGCACTCGAATCGACCCGCATTTATTCCGTGGCCGGATTGCTCAAAGGCCAGGATTTAGTGGCAGAACGACCCTTTCGCAGTCCGCACCATTCTGCCTCTGGGCCTTCACTGGTAGGTGGCGGCAGCTATCCCAAGCCCGGTGAAATTTCCCTCGCCCACAATGGCGTGTTATTCCTAGATGAGTTAACCGAGTTCAAGCGCGATGTATTGGAGTTTTTGCGTCAACCGCTCGAAGATGGCTATGTGACGATCACCCGTACCCGTCAATCGGTTGTTTTTCCGTCTAAGTTTACGCTGGTGGCTAGCACTAACCCCTGCCAATGTGGTTACTATGGCGATTCGGTGCATCCCTGTACCTGTACCACCAAGCAACGGGAAAACTACTGGGCACGATTATCGGGGCCATTGATGGATCGGATTGATTTGCAAGTGCAGGTGAGTCGGCTGAAGGCAGAGGAATTGACCAGTTTCCGCGAGGGGGAAGGCTCAACCGCAGTGCGATCGCGGGTGGAAAAGGCACGCCAGATCCAGCAGGAACGATTTAAAACTGAATCCGATGTAAATTGTAATGCCCAAATGCAAACCCGCCACCTGCGCCAGTGGTGTGTGCTTGATGCCAGCTCCAAAAAGATGATCGAGGCGGCGATCGAGCGGTTGGGATTGTCGGCGCGGGGTACCGATCGGATCCTCAAGGTCTCCCGTACGATCGCGGATCTGGCTAAATCCGAATCGATCCAGCCCAAGCATGTGGCGGAAGCAATTCAATATCGCACCCTCGATCGAGTTGCTTAG
- a CDS encoding formylglycine-generating enzyme family protein, translated as MNISENDLTKLMERLRSSNIEERLVALDQAASCGEAGLRLLAAALGSKSWRMQAKAYELLCRIQVKLAEQALQSPKLAIFEIPIAQNYAADYGDIYSLSSIPRDLGQLQSNRQIGFKEPLDPGIALEMALIPGGEYLMGASRSHLGEAIHESPQHTVQLPTFTIGRYPITQAQWLTTFSRNPSYFQGENLPVDSVSWEDAVEFCDRLSHKTKRSYRLPTEAEWEYACRAGSQTPFYFGEILEPELANYYATGVKSTTPVDQFPANGFGLHDMHGNVREWCLDCWHSSYEGAPTDGSAWQGGNSKDRVLRGGSWFLSADCCTSSARISSQRDNRSYYYGFRVVCEWS; from the coding sequence GTGAACATCTCCGAGAACGATCTGACTAAATTGATGGAGCGCCTGAGAAGCAGCAACATCGAAGAACGGCTGGTAGCACTAGATCAGGCGGCTAGTTGCGGTGAAGCAGGTTTAAGGTTACTCGCTGCCGCTCTGGGCAGTAAATCCTGGCGAATGCAGGCCAAAGCCTATGAACTGCTCTGCCGCATTCAAGTTAAGCTAGCTGAGCAGGCTTTACAAAGCCCTAAACTAGCAATTTTTGAAATCCCGATCGCCCAGAACTATGCAGCCGACTATGGCGACATCTATAGCCTATCGAGCATACCTAGAGATTTAGGTCAGCTACAAAGTAATCGGCAGATTGGATTCAAAGAACCGCTTGATCCTGGCATTGCCCTAGAAATGGCGTTAATTCCTGGTGGTGAATATCTGATGGGGGCATCCCGATCGCACCTGGGTGAGGCCATCCACGAAAGTCCACAGCATACGGTGCAATTACCAACCTTTACGATCGGCCGCTATCCGATTACCCAGGCACAATGGTTGACCACTTTTAGTCGCAATCCCTCCTATTTCCAGGGCGAAAACCTGCCCGTTGACAGTGTTTCCTGGGAGGACGCGGTGGAATTTTGCGATCGGCTCAGCCATAAAACCAAGCGTAGTTATCGTTTACCCACCGAGGCAGAATGGGAATATGCCTGTCGGGCTGGTAGTCAGACCCCATTTTATTTTGGTGAAATTCTCGAACCAGAACTAGCCAATTACTATGCCACTGGCGTAAAGAGCACTACCCCAGTCGATCAATTTCCTGCCAATGGCTTTGGGCTCCATGACATGCATGGTAATGTGCGGGAATGGTGTTTGGATTGCTGGCATAGCAGCTATGAGGGCGCACCCACCGACGGTAGTGCCTGGCAGGGCGGTAATAGCAAAGATCGAGTGTTACGGGGCGGTTCCTGGTTTTTGTCGGCCGATTGCTGTACTTCTTCGGCGCGGATCAGCAGCCAACGCGATAACCGCAGCTATTACTATGGATTTAGAGTAGTTTGTGAATGGAGTTAG
- the dapF gene encoding diaminopimelate epimerase has product MPIAFSKYHGLGNNFILIDNRHQAEPLLSQAEAIEWCDRNFGIGADGVIFLLPDTNSQESGQGNGHVMRIFNSDGSEPEMCGNGVRCLAKFMQDLEIKPIAADPTNGQPNPHYKLQTGAGLIGLQLDADGQITVDMGEPHLLAKEIPTTLVDAEEKAIAIDLEVAGQTWQVTTVSMGNPHCITFIDDVAKIDLAAIGPQFEHHSAFPQRINTEFIQVRDRNYVKMLVWERGAGATLACGTGACAVVVAGVLNNVCDRQCTVNLPGGDLRIHWSETTNHVMMTGPAVKVFTGLQADGIN; this is encoded by the coding sequence ATGCCGATCGCCTTCAGTAAGTATCATGGCCTGGGCAATAATTTTATTTTGATCGATAATCGCCACCAGGCTGAGCCGTTGCTGAGCCAGGCAGAGGCAATCGAATGGTGCGATCGTAATTTTGGTATTGGTGCGGATGGGGTGATTTTTCTATTGCCAGATACTAATAGTCAGGAAAGTGGTCAGGGTAATGGCCATGTGATGCGGATTTTCAATTCCGATGGCTCGGAGCCGGAAATGTGCGGCAATGGCGTGCGCTGTCTGGCTAAGTTCATGCAGGATTTGGAGATCAAACCGATCGCTGCCGATCCCACTAATGGTCAGCCTAATCCCCACTACAAGCTGCAAACCGGGGCGGGCTTGATTGGGTTGCAACTGGATGCCGATGGCCAAATTACGGTGGATATGGGTGAGCCCCATTTGTTGGCTAAGGAAATCCCCACGACTTTAGTTGATGCCGAGGAAAAGGCGATCGCCATAGACCTCGAAGTTGCTGGCCAAACCTGGCAAGTTACTACCGTTAGCATGGGCAATCCCCACTGCATCACGTTTATAGATGATGTGGCCAAAATAGATTTAGCAGCGATCGGCCCCCAGTTTGAGCATCATTCGGCATTTCCACAACGGATTAATACCGAGTTTATTCAGGTACGCGATCGCAATTATGTCAAAATGCTGGTGTGGGAGCGCGGCGCTGGCGCAACCCTGGCCTGTGGTACGGGAGCCTGTGCGGTGGTGGTGGCGGGAGTATTGAATAATGTTTGCGATCGGCAATGTACAGTTAATTTACCCGGTGGTGATCTGCGCATTCACTGGTCAGAAACCACCAACCATGTGATGATGACCGGGCCAGCGGTAAAAGTTTTTACTGGTTTGCAGGCAGATGGGATTAACTAA
- a CDS encoding YajQ family cyclic di-GMP-binding protein translates to MAGTYSFDIVSDFDRQELVNAIDQAKREIGSRYDLKDTNTEIELEANSITVKTDSEFTLEAVLGVLQTKAVKRQLSLKIFDYGKVESASGNRVIQEITLKKGIDKDLAKKISKLIRDSFKKVQASIQGDAVRVSAKSKDELQQVIQLLKSEDFPVALQFTNYR, encoded by the coding sequence ATGGCTGGAACCTACTCATTTGATATCGTCAGCGATTTCGATCGCCAGGAATTGGTAAATGCGATCGATCAGGCTAAGCGGGAAATTGGTAGCCGCTATGATCTTAAAGACACAAACACAGAAATTGAGCTAGAAGCCAATTCGATCACCGTGAAAACTGATAGTGAATTCACCCTGGAAGCAGTGCTAGGGGTCTTGCAGACCAAAGCAGTGAAGCGGCAACTATCCTTAAAAATCTTCGACTATGGCAAGGTTGAATCTGCCAGTGGCAATCGCGTCATACAGGAAATCACCCTCAAAAAAGGGATCGACAAAGACCTGGCCAAAAAGATCTCGAAGTTGATTCGGGACAGTTTCAAAAAAGTTCAGGCTAGCATTCAGGGTGACGCGGTGCGGGTTTCGGCTAAATCCAAAGATGAACTGCAACAGGTAATTCAGTTGCTCAAATCGGAAGATTTCCCCGTTGCCTTACAATTTACTAACTATCGCTAA
- a CDS encoding pentapeptide repeat-containing protein, translating to MADANHLAILQNGMTVWVSWRQANPQLRPDLSNADLSNRDLQRVDFHNCDLIGANLTEANLVEANLSAADFSKANLTAAKLESANLVGSNLTSANLRTANLVDASLIGAILCNADLLEVNASGANLIGADLKQARLRNAKLIQVNLSRASLYRADLSYSDLSQADLSGAVLEQAELVNAILNSTNFVKAILIEAHLTNVVAIGALFQMANLQHADLRWANLEQANFSQADLGNANLKQAQLSKANFSGASLDATTLDHAILTGATMPNGKLAV from the coding sequence ATGGCAGATGCCAACCACCTAGCTATATTGCAAAATGGCATGACCGTTTGGGTTAGTTGGCGGCAGGCCAATCCACAACTCAGACCCGATCTCAGCAATGCGGATCTGAGTAATCGAGATCTGCAACGCGTAGATTTTCATAACTGCGATCTGATCGGGGCAAACTTGACCGAGGCGAATTTAGTGGAGGCTAATCTCAGCGCTGCTGATTTTAGTAAAGCTAATTTAACCGCTGCAAAACTGGAGTCCGCCAATTTGGTCGGCAGTAACCTTACCAGTGCCAACCTCAGAACAGCTAACTTGGTTGATGCCAGTCTAATTGGTGCGATCCTTTGTAATGCTGATTTACTGGAGGTTAATGCCAGTGGAGCCAATTTAATTGGTGCCGATCTCAAGCAGGCACGTCTCCGTAATGCCAAATTAATTCAAGTCAATTTAAGTCGAGCCAGTCTTTACCGTGCAGATTTAAGTTACAGCGATCTCAGCCAGGCCGATCTCAGCGGCGCAGTTCTTGAGCAAGCTGAATTAGTCAATGCAATCCTTAATTCAACTAACTTTGTCAAAGCAATCTTGATCGAAGCGCATTTAACTAATGTGGTAGCGATCGGTGCCTTGTTCCAAATGGCTAATCTTCAACATGCGGATCTACGCTGGGCAAATCTGGAGCAGGCTAATTTTAGTCAGGCCGATCTTGGTAATGCCAACCTAAAACAGGCACAGCTTAGCAAAGCAAATTTCAGCGGCGCTAGTTTAGATGCGACTACCCTGGATCATGCAATCCTGACCGGAGCCACGATGCCGAATGGCAAGCTAGCTGTTTAA
- a CDS encoding Tab2/Atab2 family RNA-binding protein — protein sequence MAVIWELDFYSRPVLNQNKKKIWELLICDRTRQMEWVQECPSDRVNSAWLAEQLQTVIQKTGQTPQKVRFFRPSMANIITRGCNQAGLNPLASRRVFTLAAWLQERMAQVYPQQEGFQAADPNPLPLAVPMQQISTRPIPDALIGEGWAIVSLRADQFASAGDWSIDFEELFDLSYLSDDTLIPGLIIYSHRATPLAAWMAGVDPVFLKFVTNQNDGSSQMLLEANADARWLVANFQSAKAPKNAKAIADGQAFETAKQKAAQVHFLAIQDNPDSEDFAGFWLLKEV from the coding sequence ATGGCCGTAATTTGGGAGCTTGATTTTTATTCAAGACCAGTATTGAACCAGAATAAGAAAAAAATCTGGGAATTGTTGATTTGCGATCGCACCAGGCAAATGGAGTGGGTGCAAGAATGCCCCAGCGATCGGGTTAATTCAGCTTGGCTGGCCGAGCAGTTGCAGACTGTGATCCAAAAAACTGGGCAAACGCCCCAAAAGGTGAGATTCTTCCGCCCCAGTATGGCCAATATTATTACGCGGGGTTGTAATCAAGCTGGATTGAATCCCCTCGCCTCGCGGCGGGTATTTACGCTGGCGGCCTGGTTGCAAGAGCGCATGGCGCAAGTTTATCCCCAGCAAGAGGGCTTTCAAGCCGCTGACCCCAATCCCCTGCCCCTGGCGGTGCCGATGCAGCAGATATCTACGCGGCCGATCCCCGATGCTTTGATTGGTGAGGGTTGGGCGATCGTATCATTGCGAGCTGATCAGTTTGCCTCGGCTGGCGATTGGTCGATCGACTTTGAGGAGTTATTTGACCTGAGTTATTTAAGCGATGACACTTTGATCCCAGGTTTGATTATTTACTCCCATCGCGCCACCCCCCTAGCAGCATGGATGGCAGGGGTTGATCCGGTGTTTCTTAAATTTGTGACTAATCAGAACGATGGTAGCAGTCAGATGCTTTTAGAAGCTAATGCCGATGCCAGATGGCTGGTGGCTAATTTTCAATCAGCGAAGGCACCCAAAAATGCTAAGGCGATCGCCGATGGCCAAGCCTTTGAGACGGCTAAACAAAAAGCAGCGCAAGTCCATTTTCTGGCAATCCAGGATAATCCTGATTCAGAGGATTTTGCGGGATTTTGGCTCCTCAAAGAAGTATAA
- a CDS encoding nitroreductase family protein, translating to MNLAEKTNLATNPLAVPEAILKRRSTRSFNSEPIAPELLNQLLDLTIAAPSSWNLQSWHLIMVQDEAQKAALAEAAWGQKQIIQAPVTFVFVGASYIWQDQERWQEICRLGIENNAWNDEFVGFLNSSMPPFQEALGEKNREYAIKDAMIAATHLALAAESLGLASCFMNGWLEDQVKQVIGIADRDDLAIALLLPIGYTDEQKSSPGRLPKSRRVFVGSLDSPYNG from the coding sequence ATGAACTTGGCTGAAAAAACTAATCTAGCGACTAATCCCTTGGCCGTACCGGAGGCGATCTTGAAGCGGCGATCGACTCGTAGTTTTAATAGTGAGCCGATCGCGCCTGAATTATTGAATCAACTGTTGGACTTGACGATCGCGGCTCCCAGTAGCTGGAACTTGCAATCCTGGCATTTGATTATGGTGCAAGATGAAGCCCAAAAAGCAGCGCTGGCGGAGGCCGCCTGGGGTCAAAAACAAATCATTCAAGCCCCAGTTACGTTTGTATTTGTGGGCGCTTCCTATATCTGGCAAGACCAGGAGCGGTGGCAGGAAATTTGTCGGCTCGGAATTGAAAATAATGCCTGGAATGATGAATTTGTTGGTTTTCTCAATAGCAGCATGCCGCCATTTCAGGAAGCACTAGGCGAAAAAAACCGCGAGTATGCGATCAAAGATGCCATGATCGCGGCGACGCATCTGGCCTTGGCGGCAGAAAGTTTGGGTTTGGCCAGTTGTTTTATGAATGGTTGGCTGGAAGATCAAGTGAAGCAGGTGATTGGCATTGCCGATCGAGATGATCTGGCGATCGCCCTGTTGCTACCAATTGGCTATACCGATGAGCAAAAGTCTAGCCCCGGCAGATTGCCCAAATCACGACGGGTATTTGTGGGCAGCCTGGATAGTCCCTACAATGGCTAG
- a CDS encoding PspA/IM30 family protein encodes MGLLDRIGMVLKSNINAMVSSAEDPEKILEQSIIDMQEDMVQLRQAVAQSMAALKRQEQQLNQAQTQSNEWERRAMLALQKGDENLAREALNRKKGYADTAGSLKASVDQQAGQVDTLKKNLVALEGKISEAKTKKDMLKARMQSAKAQENLNNMLGKINTSGASATFERMEEKVMMAEAKAGASAELSSDGLEQQFAQLEASSGVDDELAALKMKMLESSSQEAPALEPADDVGKKSVGNMIDAELDALRQELDQDK; translated from the coding sequence ATGGGATTACTCGATCGCATTGGCATGGTGCTCAAATCCAATATTAATGCCATGGTCTCCTCTGCCGAAGATCCAGAGAAGATTTTGGAGCAGTCAATTATTGATATGCAAGAGGATATGGTGCAGTTGCGTCAGGCGGTTGCCCAATCTATGGCCGCACTGAAACGGCAAGAACAGCAGCTAAATCAGGCTCAAACTCAATCCAATGAGTGGGAACGACGGGCTATGCTGGCGCTACAAAAGGGTGATGAGAACTTGGCCCGCGAGGCACTCAATCGCAAAAAAGGCTATGCAGACACGGCAGGTTCCCTCAAGGCCAGTGTCGATCAACAGGCTGGACAGGTTGATACGCTCAAAAAGAATTTAGTTGCCTTAGAAGGTAAGATTTCTGAAGCCAAGACCAAGAAAGATATGCTGAAGGCCAGAATGCAATCAGCTAAGGCTCAGGAAAATCTGAACAACATGCTTGGCAAGATTAATACCAGTGGAGCCAGTGCCACCTTTGAGCGGATGGAAGAGAAGGTGATGATGGCGGAAGCCAAAGCAGGCGCTAGTGCTGAATTAAGCTCTGACGGCTTGGAGCAACAGTTTGCCCAGCTAGAAGCATCGAGCGGCGTGGATGATGAATTGGCGGCTTTGAAAATGAAAATGTTGGAATCTTCTAGCCAAGAGGCACCTGCCCTGGAACCAGCGGATGACGTTGGTAAAAAATCGGTAGGAAATATGATCGATGCTGAGTTAGATGCGCTGCGTCAAGAGCTAGATCAAGACAAATAA
- a CDS encoding response regulator, giving the protein MMNANEVGKDKQAPSEDLATGIPFDVLKGFCDRKTTGLLQLFGNQVIWIVRIEGGKITFATNSIEKFDRLICHMRMMSHQIPRLTKEFRAQVCMKFEDTTESISEDMTGYGNIDPSLRTNDYTAICWLVKQQYLTYVQGALLLESISKEAIEPLFWLDNITYRFHPGLGNEPTIYATELMPLAMFCQQRLRLWQLLAPQIWSPYQRPYFFGQTEKQKQILPELQLHQRFRTILKGFSFRHLAILLNRDELKIAGSLMPYICEEVVILRDPQPPFDVLPKVPEALPTSFARLTNQVISQQVDMMAQGEDPTLLQTEIPAQTKNYTIACVDDSPTVLNEISRFLSEDSFKIVAIRDPLKALLQILKAKPDLILMDVTMPKINGYELCRLIRKNPKFKSTPIIMVTGNTGIIDRAKAKLSGSTDYMTKPFTQEGLLKMVFRHLD; this is encoded by the coding sequence ATGATGAACGCAAATGAAGTTGGCAAAGATAAGCAAGCTCCATCAGAAGACCTGGCAACCGGGATTCCTTTTGATGTCTTGAAAGGTTTTTGCGATCGCAAAACAACCGGCCTGCTCCAGTTATTTGGCAATCAGGTAATTTGGATTGTGCGGATTGAGGGAGGAAAAATTACATTTGCGACTAATTCGATCGAAAAGTTCGATCGCCTCATTTGTCATATGCGGATGATGAGCCATCAGATACCGCGCTTGACTAAGGAATTTCGGGCACAGGTGTGCATGAAGTTTGAGGATACAACCGAATCAATTAGTGAGGATATGACTGGTTATGGCAATATTGATCCCTCGCTGCGTACCAATGACTATACGGCAATTTGCTGGCTGGTCAAACAACAATATTTAACCTATGTACAAGGAGCCCTGTTATTAGAATCGATCAGCAAAGAAGCGATCGAACCTTTATTCTGGCTAGATAATATTACCTATCGGTTTCATCCTGGGCTGGGTAATGAACCAACCATCTATGCCACGGAGCTGATGCCACTGGCCATGTTCTGTCAACAACGGTTGCGCCTTTGGCAATTATTAGCACCGCAAATCTGGTCTCCTTATCAACGCCCCTATTTCTTTGGCCAAACCGAAAAACAAAAGCAAATCCTCCCGGAATTACAGCTCCATCAGCGCTTCAGGACAATTCTGAAGGGATTTAGTTTTCGGCATCTGGCGATTTTGCTCAATCGGGATGAACTAAAAATTGCGGGCAGCTTGATGCCCTATATCTGTGAAGAGGTGGTGATCCTACGCGATCCACAGCCTCCCTTTGATGTCCTGCCGAAGGTGCCAGAGGCTTTGCCCACCTCGTTTGCACGGTTGACCAATCAGGTCATTTCCCAACAAGTGGATATGATGGCACAGGGGGAAGATCCAACCCTTCTGCAAACTGAAATTCCGGCACAAACCAAAAACTATACGATCGCCTGTGTGGATGATAGTCCGACGGTTTTGAATGAGATCAGTCGTTTCTTGAGCGAAGATAGTTTTAAAATTGTGGCGATCCGTGATCCGCTCAAAGCCCTGCTGCAAATCCTGAAAGCCAAACCAGACTTGATTTTGATGGATGTAACCATGCCGAAAATTAATGGCTATGAGTTGTGTCGCTTAATCAGGAAAAATCCGAAGTTTAAAAGCACGCCGATCATCATGGTTACAGGTAATACGGGCATTATCGATCGGGCTAAGGCTAAATTGTCTGGGTCAACGGATTATATGACTAAGCCATTTACCCAAGAAGGCTTGCTGAAGATGGTGTTCAGACATTTAGATTAA
- a CDS encoding microcompartments protein, with protein sequence MGVDLRSYVYIDSLQPQHAAYMGTVSIGFLPLPGDTSLWIEVSPGIEINKITDVALKATLVRPGVLMVERLYGLLEIHASNQGDVKAAGEAILRSIGASRQDCMRPKINSSQIIRNLDAHHVQLINRTRRGQMILAGQTLYVFEVEPAAYAALAANEAEKAAQINILQISAIGTFGRLYLGGEERDIMAAARAIDAAMASVIGRDYADLANVGSSRKE encoded by the coding sequence TTGGGCGTAGACCTGAGAAGTTATGTATACATAGACAGTTTGCAACCACAGCACGCTGCCTATATGGGAACTGTATCGATCGGCTTTTTGCCCCTTCCCGGCGATACCTCTTTGTGGATCGAAGTTTCCCCAGGGATTGAAATTAATAAGATTACTGATGTGGCGCTCAAGGCCACCCTGGTGCGGCCAGGGGTGTTGATGGTGGAGCGGCTCTATGGCTTACTAGAAATCCATGCCAGCAATCAAGGTGATGTCAAGGCGGCAGGGGAGGCAATCCTCAGATCGATCGGTGCTAGCCGGCAAGACTGTATGCGACCAAAGATTAATTCTAGCCAGATTATCCGTAATCTCGATGCTCACCATGTGCAACTAATCAACCGCACCAGACGAGGCCAAATGATCTTGGCGGGGCAAACCCTCTATGTGTTTGAGGTGGAGCCAGCAGCCTACGCAGCATTGGCGGCTAACGAAGCAGAAAAAGCAGCGCAAATTAATATCCTGCAAATCAGCGCGATCGGCACGTTTGGGCGCTTGTATCTGGGCGGTGAAGAACGGGATATTATGGCAGCGGCAAGGGCGATCGATGCGGCGATGGCAAGTGTGATCGGTCGAGACTATGCCGATCTGGCAAATGTGGGTAGTAGTCGTAAAGAATAA